In the genome of Bradyrhizobium sp. CB3481, the window GAGCAGGTCTGAGCGCCGCCACCTGGAAATGATCGAAATTGAGTTCGCGAGCGGACGCGGTTTCGGATCAGCGGTTCGGTCGAAGCAGCCATTGTGTCTGCTGTGATTGCGGCCGCGGATCGGAGCGAGCGGCGCCAATGATCCCGCTTCCGGCGTATTTCGCAAAAACGGGACAGCGGTTTCGCTAACTAAAGTACAGCAGTTTCGCTAAGTCGCGGACAGCGTGGCGGCGCTGGCTTTTGGTTGCCTGGTTGTTAAAGTCAATTGGTATTGGTTTCGCTATTTTCGACGTCGGTCAAGGGTCGCGCGGCTTTTTTCCTTCGCATGCTGTCCCCTTCAAGGGCGCGATACGGTGGGCGTTGTGGATGATCCGGTCGAGGATGGCATCGGCGATGGTGGGCTCGCCGAACACGGCAGTATACCCCTATTCTTGAGCGGCTCGTGTCTCACGTCACGATCACCGACCCGCATCATTTTCTGTTTGGGCACCGGCTTGAGGTGCTCAAGGAGCGGTCGGGGCGCGGTCCTGCCTACGTCGTTGTCGCGCTGCCGGACGGCCGGCCGCGGGCGGTTCGGATCGCGTCGACGGATCTTGCCGAGACGATCACTTCCCGCCCGAATGCCGCCGATCTGCCGCGCATCAGTGCACGTACGCTGATCCCATTGATGCAACATTTGAGCGCGAGTCTGAGCCTTCTCGACGAGAAGGTGATTCGCGATGACCCACCGACCGCTTCGAGGTCGCGTTGCGTATCGACCCCTGCCGACGCCGGCAAATCCACCCGGCCGCCCGACGGCCAACATTCCGCGCCTGTGGCCGAATCTGTCGACCGCGACGCAAACCCAGATCGCTCAAATCCTCGCCACGCTGCTGCGGCGAATGCAAGCGGTTCCCGGCACGCCCGGAAGGGGACTGGTCGTGCTGATCAGCTTGAACGTCGCTGACGAGCGGCTCACGACTGCGCACCGAGCTAAACTGGCTTATGTCTATGTGCGGCAGTCATCCGTGAACCAGGTGCGCCAACACCAGGAGAGCACCGAGCTGCAGTACCGCCTCGTCGATCGCGCCATCGGTCTGGGCTGGCCGCCCGAGCGCGTCCAGGTGATTGACGAGGATCTGGGCAAATCCGGTGCTGGCGCTGTGGATCGTCGTGGTTTCCAGAAGCTCATTGCCGAGATCGGCCTTGGCAACGCCGGCCTTGTGGTGAGCCTCGACGCTTCTCGCTTGGCCCGCAATAACCGGGACTGGCATCAGCTTCTCGAGCTGTGCTCGGTGTTCGGCGTGCTCATTGCGGATGGCGAGCGGCTTTACGATCCGCGCGCCTACCACGACCGCCTGCTGTTGGGCTTGTCCGGCATCATGAGCGAGGCGGAGCTGCATCAGCTTCGGATGCGCCTTCACCAAGGAGAACGCCAGAAGGCGGCACGGGGCGAACTGCGGCTGCCCCTGCCGGCCGGGCTCGCATATGATCGAGCCGGCACAATTATTCTCAATCCCGATGAGGAGGTGCAGGCCCGCCTTCGCCTTGTGTTCGCCAAATTCCAGGAACTGCAAAGCGCCCGCCGTGTGATGCGTTACTTGGACCGGAACGGATTGTCCTTGCCGGTTCGACCGCTGCTTGGACCAGCTCCACACGAGGTCGTCTGGCGTGCGCCAGATAGTGCACGCGTCCTTAGTATCCTTCAAAATCCGGCCTATGCTGGGGCGTATGTTTATGGCCGCCGGCAAAAGGATCCGAGCCGATGCCAACCGGGATCGCTGACGGGAACGGTCAAGGTGGCGATCGCCGACTGGGCGGTTTGCCTCCACGCCGCTCACCCAGGCTATATCAGCTGGGAGCAGTTCATGGCCAATCAGGGGCGACTGGCAGATAACGTCTTCCGCTATGAGGCAGGACACTCTGGCGTACGTGCAAGGGGGCAGCGCTGTTACAAGGAATTGCGATCTGCGGCCGTTGCGGACGGCGCATGAGCATGCGCTACACGGGCCCGAATGCCGACTATCCGGTCTATTGCTGCCGGTCGGATCGGGACCAGCAAGGTAGTGCACTGTGTCAGGAAGTCCGGGCCTTGGCGGTTGACGCGCTGGTCGAACGGATGCTCCTCGACGCCCTGGTGCCGGATCAGATTGAGATCGCACTCGCGGCGGCGGGCCAACTGGAGCAAGAGAGTCGCCAGCTCGAGCGTCAGTGGGCGCTTCGCGTGGAGCGCGCCCGCTACGAGGCCGAGCGCGCCCGGCGTCAGTATGACGCCGTCGAGCCCGAGAACCGTCTTGTGGCGCGCTCACTTGAGCGGGCTTGGGAAGAGAAGCTGCGTGTCGTCGAGACGGTCGAGCAGCAGCATGCGCGTTGGCGCGCGCAAGAGCCGCTTCTGATTGGCCCGGCGGAACGCGCAGGACTACAAACGCTCGGCGAGAACCTGCCGCGGATTTGGAATGCGGCCACCACGTCGGCAGCCGATCGCAAGCGCATTCTGCGATTTGTCATCCGCGAAGTCGTTCTTGATCAGAAGCGGAGCCGAGGTCAGGTGTGGCTCAAGATCGTCTGGCAGACCGGCGCAACCAGCGAGCATCACGTACAACGGCGCGTTCATACCTACCGCAACTACATCGACATTGATCGGTTGCGGCAACGGATCGTCGAGTTGAATGCTGAACACAAAATGGATGGCGAGATCGCGGCAATACTCAATCAGGAAGGCTTTGTCGCGGCCCGAGGCTGCGCCTTCAAAGGCGAGAACGTCTGGCTGTTGCGCACCCGCTGGGGCATTCCCACTGTCAAAATCAACGGCAAGGACGAGAATCCGATGCGCTGGCCCGACGGCAGCTTCTCGATTCAGGGCGCAGCGGCTGAGCTTGGAGTAACCCCGCAAACAGTGTTCGATTATCTTGCACGCGGATTGCTGGCAGGTCGTCAGTTAGCCAAAGGCCAGCCATGGCAGATCGAGCTCTCAAACGAACAAATCAGTCAGCTTCGCAATCGGGTACGACGCACCAAGCGTTCGAAGAAGGAGGCATCATGAAGTCATCGGCTCGCCGATCATGTCATGCCATTGGGCAACGGGCAGCTGGGCGGTGATCAGGGTGGATTTGCGCCTGTAGCGCTCTTCGAAGATTTCGAGGAGATCGAGGCGTTGCTGATCGTTAAGGGTGTGGGTTCCCCAGTCGTCGAGAATGAGCAACTGAACACGTGCCAGCTTGTCGATGAGGCGCGGGAAGCGACCGTCGAGACGGGCCATAGCGAGGTCTTCGAACAGGCGCGGCACACGCAGATAGAGGACGGAATGATCGAGCCTGGCCGCTTGGCGTCCGAGGGCGCAGGCCAACCAGGTTTTGCCGGTCCCCGTTTGACCGGTGAGGATGAGGTTCTCGTGGGCTTTCAGCCAGGCGCCTTGCGCCAGCTGCAGGGTGTTGCGCCGGTCAAGCCCGCGCCGGGACGCGAAGTCGATATCTTCGATACAGGCATCGACGAAGCGGAGCTTGGCTGCAGCGAGGCGATTGGTTAGGCGTCTGTCAGCGCGCATGGCGGCTTCGCGATCGAGCATCAGACCGAGCCACTCATCCCGGCTGAGATCGGCGGCACTGTCCTGTTCGGCCAGCTGCCGGTAGGCGGCCGCCATTCCGTCAAGGCCGAGCGCCTGCATCTGGTCGAGGGTTGGATGGGTCAGCATCACGATAGTCCTTTCCTTCATTGATAATAGGTGCCGCCACGGATGTTGGCGTGTGAGGGCGCGGCTTTGACAGGTTCGGTGGCGGGGCTCGTGCGGTCGAGCCCGGATTTGAGGATGGCGCTCACGGAGGAGTAACTGATCGCGTTGATGACGAGCGCCCTCTCGCAGGCCGCTTCCAGCCGACTGCGCTCGTAGCGCCGCGCCAGAGCGATGATCCCCATAGCGGAGCGATAACCCTGTTCGGGATGCGGGCGCTCGCGCATCATCCGCTCGACCAGGGTAGCGGCGTTGA includes:
- a CDS encoding recombinase family protein, which produces MTHRPLRGRVAYRPLPTPANPPGRPTANIPRLWPNLSTATQTQIAQILATLLRRMQAVPGTPGRGLVVLISLNVADERLTTAHRAKLAYVYVRQSSVNQVRQHQESTELQYRLVDRAIGLGWPPERVQVIDEDLGKSGAGAVDRRGFQKLIAEIGLGNAGLVVSLDASRLARNNRDWHQLLELCSVFGVLIADGERLYDPRAYHDRLLLGLSGIMSEAELHQLRMRLHQGERQKAARGELRLPLPAGLAYDRAGTIILNPDEEVQARLRLVFAKFQELQSARRVMRYLDRNGLSLPVRPLLGPAPHEVVWRAPDSARVLSILQNPAYAGAYVYGRRQKDPSRCQPGSLTGTVKVAIADWAVCLHAAHPGYISWEQFMANQGRLADNVFRYEAGHSGVRARGQRCYKELRSAAVADGA
- the istB gene encoding IS21-like element helper ATPase IstB; the protein is MLTHPTLDQMQALGLDGMAAAYRQLAEQDSAADLSRDEWLGLMLDREAAMRADRRLTNRLAAAKLRFVDACIEDIDFASRRGLDRRNTLQLAQGAWLKAHENLILTGQTGTGKTWLACALGRQAARLDHSVLYLRVPRLFEDLAMARLDGRFPRLIDKLARVQLLILDDWGTHTLNDQQRLDLLEIFEERYRRKSTLITAQLPVAQWHDMIGEPMTS